The following are from one region of the Littorina saxatilis isolate snail1 linkage group LG2, US_GU_Lsax_2.0, whole genome shotgun sequence genome:
- the LOC138960392 gene encoding zinc finger protein ubi-d4-like — protein MAVTLDTKCFIRSIGSEQFYKDALEQAGNFNMRMSIERKQRMPFIDSHTGVAQNHSDLFQPYRYRNPGKDFGQLYSYPSKRWKKKKRSFFPSDIGLVKAGEVETGEADMHQINAVENPAHRGDEFYDEQLNSQDQWYDDIEGLGDPPDSGKQADDQSDISDFEDQLKGRKRKKKEPVKSNRGRKRIEKDPNAEDKEKPYVCEACGARYKTRPGLAYHYAHFHNGLMDEEASSSAPSPKPVARASRSTKERDTGNSKPAPSTFASTSTSTTASTGSGASPTTVDPKISANNYCDFCLGDSAENKKTRQAEELVSCSDCGRAGHPSCLQFTDNMIISVKKYPWQCIECKSCGLCGTSDNDDQLLFCDDCDRGYHMYCLNPPLTEPPEGNWSCHLCIEEFHGGKKPEGMQ, from the exons ATGGCAGTCACTTTAGACACGAAGTGTTTCATTCGAAG TATTGGCAGTGAGCAGTTCTACAAAGATGCACTGGAGCAAGCGGGTAACTTCAACATGCGGATGTCAATTGAGAGAAAGCAGAGAATGCCTTTCATTGACTCTCACACTGGCGTAGCACAAAACCATTCTGATCTGTTCCAGCCTTATCGATATCGCAACCCAG GTAAAGACTTTGGCCAGTTATATTCTTACCCGAGCAAGAgatggaaaaagaagaagaggtcTTTCTTTCCATCCGATATTGGTCTTGTAAAGGCTGGAGAGGTCGAAACAGGAGAAGCAG ACATGCATCAGATCAACGCAGTGGAGAATCCTGCCCACAGAGGGGATGAATTTTACGACGAACAGTTGAATAGTCAAGATCAGTGGTACGATGACATTGAAGGTCTTGGTGACCCTCCGGACTCTGGCAAACAGGCTGATGATCAGTCAGACATCAGTGACTTTGAAGACCAACTGAAAggacgaaaaagaaaaaagaaagaaccgGTGAAG AGCAATAGAGGACGCAAAAGAATTGAAAAGGACCCAAATGCTGAAGACAAAGAAAAGCCATATGTCTGTGAAG CTTGCGGCGCTCGCTACAAGACGCGTCCTGGGCTGGCCTACCATTACGCTCACTTCCATAACGGTCTGATGGACGAAGAGGCCAGCAGCAGTGCTCCGTCTCCTAAACCCGTGGCTCGTGCCAGTCGTAGTACCAAAGAAAGGGATACGGGGAACA GTAAGCCTGCTCCCTCCACCTTTGCCAGCACTTCTACCTCCACCACAGCATCCACTGGGTCTGGTGCCTCACCAACAACAGTTGACCCCAAGATTTCTGCCAACAACTACTGTGACTTCTGTCTGGGGGATTCCGCTGAAAACAAGAAGACTCGTCAAGCTGAGGAGCTTGTCTCCTGCAGTGACTGTGGACGTGCTG GACACCCTTCGTGTCTGCAGTTTACAGACAACATGATCATCTCTGTGAAGAAATACCCTTGGCAGTGTATTGAGTGCAAGTCCTGTGGTCTGTGTGGAACCTCAGACAATGAT GACCAGCTACTGTTTTGTGATGACTGTGATCGCGGTTATCACATGTACTGCTTGAACCCACCGCTTACAGAACCACCAGAAG GCAACTGGAGCTGCCACTTGTGCATAGAGGAGTTTCATGGAGGAAAGAAGCCTGAAGGCATGCAGTGA